A single genomic interval of Asinibacterium sp. OR53 harbors:
- a CDS encoding 7-carboxy-7-deazaguanine synthase QueE, with protein sequence MESFYTLQGEGFHQGRAAYFIRLGGCDVGCFWCDVKESWDASKHPLLSVEAIVAEAKKYPGRLAVITGGEPLMHPLDELTHTLQAAGFETNIETSGSSPLSGNWNWICLSPKKFKAPLPEIVPLAHELKVIIYNKHDFTWAETYAAQVNPTCKLYLQPEWDQSDKVTPLIIDYIKSNPQWELSLQVHKYIHVP encoded by the coding sequence ATGGAGTCCTTCTACACTTTACAAGGTGAAGGCTTCCACCAGGGCCGTGCCGCTTATTTCATCAGACTTGGCGGATGCGATGTGGGCTGTTTTTGGTGTGATGTGAAAGAAAGCTGGGATGCATCCAAACATCCATTGTTATCGGTAGAAGCCATCGTTGCCGAAGCAAAAAAATATCCCGGCCGGCTCGCCGTTATAACAGGCGGAGAGCCTTTGATGCATCCGCTGGATGAACTTACGCATACATTACAGGCAGCCGGCTTCGAGACCAATATCGAAACATCCGGCTCTTCTCCGCTCAGTGGTAACTGGAACTGGATCTGTCTCTCTCCGAAAAAATTCAAAGCACCATTGCCCGAGATCGTACCCCTGGCCCATGAACTCAAAGTGATCATATACAACAAACACGATTTCACATGGGCGGAGACTTATGCTGCGCAAGTAAATCCCACTTGCAAGCTTTACCTGCAACCTGAATGGGATCAGTCCGACAAAGTAACGCCGCTCATCATCGATTACATCAAGTCAAACCCTCAATGGGAATTGAGTTTGCAGGTACACAAATACATACATGTTCCCTGA
- a CDS encoding SusC/RagA family TonB-linked outer membrane protein, producing the protein MKKMSSLFVLLLCICIMASAQTRPVTGTVTDKKGQAIPFASIIVKGTRTGVTADAEGRFIIKAKAGDVLEIESQGLIKKEISVTSDNSVTIVMDRNEKETLAEVVVTTAFEIKKSARTTPYSAQTISSDNLNLIRQPNLNNALAGKVAGVQFRGQSPIALDRDALLRIRGGSTLSGDAGPIYVMDGTIVNSIDINPDDVESLTVLKGANATALFGGRAANGAIVITTRKKGSGNGIGVEVNTGVTFDRVYVLPRYQNKYAGGASPTLMTYTWKAGDPVEWKALDGKKFPDYTDDSSWGPAMDGSEYVPWYAWIGGHSRSFKTASLVPQPNNVRDFWETGVTTNNNINFTKSGQGYNVRLSYTKQYVKGILPYSKSDRNNINLSASFDLDQHLTASTNITYSQQQIDGIFNDGYANASSGNFNQWFHRDLDFKIMKELKDLTTPIGTYASWNFSSNPDGYDPSNPLNFYGGNYWYNHYTRLQNNTTTQNRQRLFGDVSLKYKFNNHFYVKGTVRKNQLTKLVETIFSSKLAASATQTGDLASFGNTYSNYQEDNFELLTGYTQRFGDLDVSATIGGNKLSIRDYELSASTSKGLNVPDLYSISNSVAQPNIGSTRKNWETKSLFATGDFEYRKFASITWAIRSDWYSTLPQVPQGNNRLISPSLGAGLVFSEFTKNSLPWLSFGKVFGSWGKKPRDLDVYKNNFLYAVNPNPWNGNFLMTTPDQLLDPALKGSLITTYEAGIDLRFFKNKLGLNLVYYNEDNNGEPVSVAQSGVSGFTSKLINAARIKKQGIEVILSATPINKQNFSWQVNLNYSYLINNPVVALQPGAAAGTRQLLAGGAFGTRFARAFQELGSDWGQLIGGGIKRNDAGDLVINPNNGNYVADVSKHWGSVVPKTNGGIVNTFTYKRFTLGFNLDFQSGGKFFSLSEMWGGFSGITEATAATNDKGKNVRDAVSAGGGVHVKGVSSVDLKTVVDTYVPADAYFQQFYFNRIAEPYVHDLTFIKLREVNLGVNLPVEKWGLAKYVKSANFSVIARNPWLIYTKTKSFDPSEISAIQGEDGQYPGTRSLGVNLRLNF; encoded by the coding sequence ATGAAGAAAATGTCATCATTGTTTGTGCTGCTGCTATGTATTTGCATCATGGCTAGCGCTCAGACAAGACCGGTTACAGGAACCGTGACCGACAAGAAAGGACAAGCTATTCCGTTTGCATCGATCATTGTGAAGGGCACCAGAACAGGTGTTACTGCTGATGCGGAAGGAAGGTTTATCATCAAAGCCAAAGCAGGGGACGTTTTAGAGATAGAGTCCCAAGGGCTGATCAAAAAAGAAATATCCGTTACCAGCGACAATTCTGTAACAATAGTGATGGATAGAAATGAGAAAGAAACGCTGGCAGAAGTTGTAGTAACGACTGCTTTTGAAATCAAGAAAAGTGCAAGAACTACTCCTTACAGTGCGCAAACCATCAGTTCCGATAATTTGAACCTGATTCGTCAGCCTAACCTGAACAATGCTTTGGCTGGTAAAGTAGCCGGTGTGCAGTTCAGAGGTCAATCGCCCATTGCGCTCGACAGGGATGCATTGCTGCGTATTCGTGGTGGTTCTACACTGAGTGGCGATGCGGGTCCGATCTATGTAATGGACGGAACGATTGTGAACTCTATAGATATTAACCCTGACGATGTTGAATCGCTGACTGTGCTGAAAGGGGCCAATGCGACTGCGCTGTTTGGTGGTCGTGCTGCTAATGGTGCCATAGTAATTACTACCCGAAAAAAAGGAAGCGGCAATGGTATTGGTGTTGAAGTGAACACTGGTGTTACTTTTGACAGGGTGTATGTACTTCCCAGGTACCAGAATAAATATGCTGGCGGTGCAAGTCCAACCCTGATGACTTATACCTGGAAAGCCGGCGATCCGGTAGAATGGAAGGCATTGGACGGTAAGAAATTCCCCGATTATACAGATGACTCCAGCTGGGGGCCTGCTATGGATGGCTCTGAATACGTACCCTGGTATGCGTGGATTGGCGGTCACAGCCGTTCATTCAAAACTGCTTCACTGGTACCTCAGCCGAATAACGTCCGGGATTTCTGGGAAACTGGTGTTACTACCAATAATAACATCAACTTTACCAAGAGCGGGCAAGGATACAATGTACGTTTGTCTTATACCAAGCAATACGTGAAAGGTATATTGCCTTACTCTAAATCCGACAGAAACAACATTAACCTGTCTGCGTCATTTGATTTAGACCAGCACCTGACTGCTTCTACTAATATCACTTATTCACAGCAGCAGATCGATGGTATCTTCAACGACGGGTACGCTAACGCTTCTTCTGGTAACTTTAACCAGTGGTTTCACCGCGATCTGGATTTCAAGATCATGAAGGAGTTAAAGGACCTTACTACTCCCATCGGCACTTATGCAAGCTGGAACTTCTCTTCCAACCCCGATGGTTATGATCCTTCTAACCCGTTGAATTTTTATGGTGGAAACTATTGGTACAACCACTATACCCGTCTCCAAAACAATACTACCACTCAAAACAGACAACGTTTGTTTGGAGATGTTTCATTGAAATACAAGTTCAACAATCACTTCTATGTGAAAGGAACTGTTCGTAAAAACCAGTTGACAAAACTTGTGGAAACCATCTTTAGTTCTAAACTGGCTGCCAGTGCCACGCAAACAGGAGACCTTGCCTCGTTTGGCAACACTTATTCGAACTACCAGGAAGACAACTTCGAATTGCTGACAGGGTATACTCAAAGGTTTGGCGATCTGGACGTAAGCGCTACCATTGGTGGCAATAAGTTATCCATCCGCGATTATGAGCTTTCGGCTTCCACTTCGAAAGGATTGAACGTACCGGATCTTTACTCCATCTCTAACTCTGTGGCGCAACCCAACATTGGCAGTACCCGTAAAAATTGGGAAACCAAATCACTGTTTGCTACCGGTGACTTTGAATATCGCAAATTTGCCAGTATTACCTGGGCTATCAGGAGCGACTGGTACTCAACTTTGCCACAAGTACCCCAGGGTAACAATAGGCTCATATCTCCTTCACTGGGTGCTGGATTGGTATTCAGCGAGTTTACCAAAAATTCTTTACCATGGCTGAGCTTTGGTAAAGTGTTTGGCAGCTGGGGTAAGAAACCCAGGGATTTGGATGTGTACAAGAATAACTTCCTGTATGCTGTAAACCCCAATCCTTGGAATGGCAACTTCTTGATGACAACTCCTGACCAATTATTGGATCCCGCATTGAAAGGTTCTTTGATCACTACCTATGAAGCTGGTATAGATCTCCGGTTTTTCAAGAATAAACTGGGTTTGAATTTGGTTTACTATAATGAAGACAACAACGGAGAACCAGTAAGTGTAGCTCAAAGCGGTGTGAGTGGATTTACTTCTAAACTGATCAATGCAGCGCGTATTAAGAAACAAGGGATAGAGGTTATCCTGAGTGCAACGCCGATCAACAAGCAGAATTTCAGTTGGCAGGTCAACCTGAACTACAGCTACCTGATAAATAACCCTGTGGTTGCTTTGCAACCCGGTGCGGCTGCGGGAACCAGGCAATTACTTGCTGGCGGTGCATTCGGTACCCGTTTTGCACGTGCCTTCCAGGAGTTGGGTTCAGATTGGGGTCAGTTGATTGGTGGCGGTATCAAACGTAATGATGCCGGTGACCTGGTAATCAACCCGAATAACGGTAACTATGTGGCAGATGTGAGTAAACATTGGGGTTCGGTTGTACCTAAAACCAACGGTGGTATCGTGAACACATTCACCTACAAGCGGTTTACTTTAGGATTCAACCTTGATTTCCAGTCAGGCGGCAAGTTCTTCTCTTTATCTGAAATGTGGGGTGGTTTCTCCGGCATTACGGAGGCTACTGCCGCTACCAATGATAAAGGAAAGAATGTACGTGATGCTGTATCTGCCGGCGGTGGTGTACATGTTAAAGGCGTAAGTTCCGTTGACCTGAAAACGGTGGTAGATACATACGTACCTGCCGATGCTTATTTCCAGCAGTTCTATTTCAACAGGATTGCGGAACCTTATGTACATGACTTGACCTTTATCAAACTGAGGGAAGTAAATCTGGGCGTAAACCTGCCTGTAGAAAAGTGGGGATTAGCTAAATACGTGAAATCTGCGAATTTCTCAGTTATAGCTCGTAACCCCTGGCTCATTTACACGAAGACCAAGAGCTTTGACCCCTCCGAAATTTCTGCTATACAGGGTGAAGATGGACAGTATCCGGGTACTCGTTCACTGGGCGTTAACCTGAGACTCAATTTCTAA
- the guaB gene encoding IMP dehydrogenase: MATRNISPTNKTAAYRLFGEGLTFDDVLLMPAYSEVLPREVDIRSQLTKNITLNVPMLSAAMDTVTEASLAIALAREGGLGILHKNMSIERQADEVRKVKRSESGMIIDPLTLLVEATIGDALKLMKEYRIGGIPIVDAKDKLVGILTNRDLRFETDKSRQVKEVMTKDNLITAPEGTDLKKAEKILRQYKIEKLPVVNRQGKLIGLITYRDILQVRNNPNAVKDSLGRLLVGAALGITRDLMDRAAALQQVGVDVVTLDSAHGHSKGVINALKSLRKNFKHLQIIAGNVGTAAGAKALADAGADCVKVGIGPGSICTTRIVAGAGVPQLTAIMEASHALKAKGIPLIADGGIRYTGDMVKALAAGANVVMMGSVFAGVEESPGETIIYEGRKFKEYRGMGSLGAMSQGSGDRYFQDVEDDVKKFVPEGIEGRVAYKGNLSEIVYQYVGGLRAGMGYCGAKNIQELQKATFVKISNAGMKESHAHDIDITKEAPNYSRK, encoded by the coding sequence ATGGCAACAAGAAATATTTCCCCTACTAACAAGACGGCAGCATACAGGTTATTCGGCGAAGGGCTCACCTTCGATGATGTATTATTAATGCCCGCTTACAGTGAAGTACTTCCCCGTGAAGTGGACATCCGCTCACAGCTTACCAAAAACATTACCCTCAACGTTCCCATGCTCTCGGCAGCAATGGATACCGTTACCGAAGCCAGCCTGGCTATTGCGCTGGCGCGCGAAGGCGGCCTGGGTATCCTCCACAAGAACATGAGCATAGAACGGCAGGCAGATGAGGTTCGCAAGGTAAAGCGCAGTGAAAGCGGCATGATCATCGACCCGCTCACCCTCCTGGTAGAAGCTACCATCGGCGATGCACTGAAGCTGATGAAAGAATACAGGATCGGTGGTATCCCCATTGTGGATGCCAAAGACAAGCTGGTAGGTATCCTTACCAACCGCGATCTGCGTTTTGAAACAGATAAAAGCAGGCAGGTGAAAGAAGTGATGACCAAAGACAACCTCATCACTGCACCTGAAGGCACCGATCTGAAAAAAGCCGAGAAGATCCTGCGCCAGTATAAGATAGAAAAACTGCCCGTCGTAAACAGGCAGGGTAAACTGATCGGACTCATCACCTACCGCGACATTCTCCAGGTACGCAACAACCCCAATGCCGTTAAAGATTCATTGGGCAGATTGCTGGTAGGCGCTGCACTGGGTATTACCCGCGATCTCATGGATCGCGCCGCAGCATTGCAACAGGTGGGTGTTGATGTAGTTACACTCGATAGCGCCCACGGTCATAGTAAAGGAGTGATCAATGCGCTGAAATCGTTGAGAAAAAATTTCAAGCACCTTCAAATTATCGCCGGTAATGTAGGCACTGCTGCGGGTGCCAAAGCACTCGCCGATGCAGGTGCCGACTGCGTAAAAGTGGGCATCGGCCCCGGTTCTATCTGTACTACCCGCATTGTTGCAGGTGCAGGTGTACCACAGCTCACAGCCATTATGGAAGCCAGTCACGCACTGAAAGCCAAAGGCATTCCGCTGATAGCCGATGGTGGTATCCGTTATACCGGCGATATGGTAAAAGCACTCGCGGCCGGCGCCAATGTGGTGATGATGGGCAGCGTGTTTGCAGGAGTGGAAGAGAGTCCCGGTGAAACCATCATCTACGAAGGCCGTAAATTCAAAGAGTACCGCGGCATGGGCAGCCTCGGCGCGATGAGCCAGGGCAGTGGCGACAGGTATTTCCAGGATGTGGAAGACGATGTAAAAAAATTCGTTCCCGAAGGCATAGAAGGACGGGTAGCTTATAAAGGCAATCTCAGCGAGATCGTTTACCAGTATGTAGGCGGACTCCGCGCCGGCATGGGTTATTGCGGCGCCAAGAACATACAGGAATTGCAAAAAGCCACTTTTGTAAAAATATCCAATGCAGGCATGAAAGAAAGCCATGCACACGACATAGATATTACCAAAGAGGCGCCGAACTACAGCAGAAAATAA
- a CDS encoding bifunctional 5,10-methylenetetrahydrofolate dehydrogenase/5,10-methenyltetrahydrofolate cyclohydrolase, which translates to MHLTVLQRIKISFAPMLILDGKIASAAVKAALTQQTSALVQAGKRAPHLAAILVGTNGASETYVASKVKNCEETGFRSTLVRFDENIEEPVLLQKIAELNADPSVDGILVQLPLPKQIREQKVIEAINPSKDVDGFHPISVGKLVQGLPTFIPATPYGIMLLLEHFRIETKGKHAVVIGRSNIVGRPMSILLSSNLPQGNCTVTICHSHTPDIKAVCASADILVAALGKPGFVTADMIKPGAVVIDVGITRVADPTAKKGFRIKGDVAYEQAAEKTSAITPVPGGVGLMTIAGLLKNTMQAYLSSNN; encoded by the coding sequence ATGCACCTGACAGTGTTACAACGAATTAAGATTAGTTTTGCGCCCATGTTGATACTCGACGGAAAAATCGCCTCTGCGGCAGTAAAAGCAGCATTGACCCAGCAAACTTCAGCCTTGGTACAAGCAGGTAAACGCGCCCCGCATTTAGCCGCCATACTGGTGGGAACCAATGGCGCCAGTGAAACCTATGTGGCCAGCAAAGTGAAAAACTGTGAAGAAACCGGCTTCAGGTCTACCCTGGTCCGTTTCGATGAAAACATTGAAGAGCCGGTACTGCTGCAAAAAATTGCCGAACTCAATGCCGATCCTTCGGTAGACGGTATTCTCGTACAACTGCCCCTGCCCAAACAGATCCGCGAACAGAAAGTCATCGAAGCCATAAACCCTTCCAAAGATGTGGATGGCTTTCATCCCATCAGCGTAGGTAAACTAGTACAAGGACTGCCCACATTCATACCGGCTACTCCTTATGGCATCATGCTGTTGCTGGAACATTTTCGTATTGAAACAAAAGGCAAGCACGCTGTGGTGATCGGCAGAAGCAATATTGTTGGCCGCCCCATGAGTATCCTGCTCAGCAGCAATCTTCCGCAAGGCAATTGCACCGTTACTATCTGTCATTCACACACACCCGATATTAAAGCCGTTTGCGCCAGTGCAGATATACTGGTAGCCGCATTGGGCAAACCCGGTTTTGTAACAGCCGATATGATCAAGCCCGGCGCTGTAGTGATCGATGTAGGCATTACCCGCGTAGCCGACCCTACCGCTAAAAAAGGATTCCGTATCAAAGGCGATGTGGCTTATGAACAAGCCGCCGAAAAAACCAGTGCCATTACACCTGTACCCGGTGGTGTAGGCCTGATGACCATCGCCGGCCTGTTGAAAAACACTATGCAGGCTTATCTCTCATCCAACAACTAA
- a CDS encoding OmpA family protein has product MKPILFYITLFIGIGSFAQSYQPQKINPKAIPLYEKALDLLQAGDARDAIPMLTDCIKIDSNYMEAYLSLAGACGELKKYQKAVTLYEKARSIDSNYFKVFNLPYSINLAGLGRFEEALKAVTVFANIPRISERGQKSAAYRKRCYEFAIDYAKKHPNNNYNFIPINLGDSVNTPLNEYYPSVTVTDSLLVFTRRTGAQREDFIESRITKQGFAASQLIKGDINIEPAKGAITVSQDGEWMLFAADISGKGYGGFDIYISYYTPQGWSEPQNMGESINTEFWESSPSLSPDKRALYFSSNRPGGYGGRDLYVSYRQANGKWTPAVNMGPAINTAGDEFAPFIHADNQTLYFHSDGLPGYGGSDLFVLRKGSNGEWGTPENLGYPINTIENEGSLAVSADGLTAYYASDRSDSRGGLDLYKFELRPDIRPYRTIYVKGKVTDAQTKKPLPSNIELIDNSSNQSFMKVQTDEVGDYFITLPIGKDYTFTVNRKGYLFYSEVYGLSKKEADSTYRKDIFLQPVALNASFTFHNILFANNEYRLPETGLAELDQLVQVLKDNTSLQVQISGHTDNVGKAEDNLVLSTNRAKAIVDYLASKGIDAKRLSYKGYGAGKPVADNSTEAGRALNRRTSFTITGM; this is encoded by the coding sequence ATGAAACCAATTCTCTTTTATATTACCCTCTTTATTGGCATTGGCAGTTTTGCGCAATCATACCAGCCTCAAAAAATCAATCCAAAAGCAATTCCCTTATACGAAAAAGCGCTCGACCTGCTACAGGCAGGTGATGCACGCGATGCCATACCCATGCTTACCGACTGCATCAAGATCGACAGTAATTATATGGAAGCTTATCTCTCATTAGCGGGCGCATGCGGCGAATTAAAAAAATACCAAAAGGCTGTTACACTATATGAGAAAGCAAGAAGCATCGACAGCAATTATTTCAAAGTATTCAACCTGCCTTATTCCATCAACCTGGCCGGGTTGGGCCGCTTTGAAGAAGCCTTGAAAGCCGTAACGGTCTTTGCCAATATTCCACGCATCAGTGAACGCGGACAAAAAAGCGCCGCTTACCGTAAACGTTGCTACGAGTTCGCTATTGATTATGCCAAAAAACATCCCAACAACAATTACAACTTTATACCCATTAATCTGGGCGATAGTGTTAACACGCCCTTGAACGAATATTATCCATCGGTTACAGTTACCGACAGCCTGTTGGTATTTACCAGGCGAACAGGAGCGCAACGCGAAGATTTTATTGAAAGCCGCATTACCAAACAGGGATTTGCTGCATCCCAGCTGATTAAAGGCGACATCAACATCGAGCCTGCCAAAGGAGCCATCACCGTATCGCAAGATGGTGAATGGATGCTGTTTGCCGCTGATATCTCTGGCAAGGGATATGGAGGCTTCGATATTTATATTTCGTATTACACACCGCAGGGATGGAGCGAGCCACAAAATATGGGAGAAAGCATCAACACCGAATTCTGGGAAAGTTCGCCATCATTGAGTCCGGATAAGCGCGCACTGTATTTCAGCAGCAACCGTCCCGGTGGTTATGGAGGCCGCGACCTGTATGTAAGCTACCGGCAAGCCAATGGCAAATGGACACCCGCTGTGAACATGGGACCGGCGATCAATACAGCCGGCGATGAGTTCGCACCATTCATCCATGCCGATAACCAAACCCTTTACTTTCATTCTGATGGATTACCCGGTTATGGTGGTTCGGATCTGTTTGTATTGCGCAAAGGTTCCAATGGAGAATGGGGAACACCTGAGAACCTGGGCTACCCCATCAACACTATTGAGAACGAAGGAAGTCTGGCTGTATCGGCAGACGGCCTCACCGCTTATTATGCCAGTGACAGAAGCGATAGCAGGGGTGGATTGGATCTCTACAAATTTGAATTGAGACCCGATATCCGTCCTTATCGTACCATCTATGTAAAAGGAAAAGTGACAGATGCACAAACTAAAAAACCACTTCCCTCTAATATCGAGCTCATCGATAACAGCAGCAACCAGTCGTTCATGAAAGTGCAGACCGATGAAGTGGGCGATTATTTCATCACCTTACCCATTGGCAAGGACTATACTTTTACCGTTAACCGCAAAGGATACCTCTTTTACAGTGAAGTCTACGGCCTGAGTAAAAAAGAGGCCGACAGTACTTATAGAAAAGACATTTTCTTACAGCCTGTTGCACTCAATGCCTCTTTCACTTTCCACAATATCCTGTTCGCCAACAACGAATACCGCTTGCCTGAAACGGGACTCGCCGAGCTCGATCAACTGGTGCAGGTGTTGAAAGACAACACAAGCTTGCAGGTGCAGATCAGTGGACATACAGACAATGTGGGCAAAGCTGAAGACAATCTTGTGCTGTCTACCAATCGAGCCAAAGCCATCGTAGATTACCTGGCAAGCAAAGGCATCGATGCCAAACGCCTCAGTTATAAAGGATATGGCGCCGGCAAACCTGTTGCCGACAACAGTACCGAAGCGGGAAGAGCCCTCAACAGGCGTACTTCCTTCACTATTACCGGCATGTAA
- the dprA gene encoding DNA-processing protein DprA has translation MSQELLYQVALTQVPELGPVQARLLIEHLGYASQIFKARKKELSLVPGIGEIRAAQIKRYQQFEAAEKEIKFCQKHGIHPLFLLNPDYPQLLLHCYDSPVLLYYRGTAPLNQQRIVSIVGTRSNTAYGKQVTEKLIEELKPWQPLVISGLAFGIDAIAHKAALKQQLETVGVLAHGFNTIYPSQHHALARELIEKGGLLTEFGKDTAPDKHNFPRRNRIVAGISHATIVIETAIKGGSMITANLACNYHRDVFALPGKISDAKSTGCLQLIQQNKAILLTDAAQLAASMGWEEIKKPTIKMQNELFPSLSNEEQKVLSVLQDKKAPVSLDEICKQTALTYNTVIAILLTLELYRLIISLPGKLYQLTSTN, from the coding sequence ATGAGCCAGGAACTATTATACCAGGTAGCACTTACGCAAGTACCCGAACTGGGGCCTGTTCAAGCCAGGCTGCTGATTGAACACCTGGGATATGCATCGCAGATATTCAAAGCACGTAAAAAAGAACTGAGCCTTGTACCAGGCATCGGTGAAATAAGAGCTGCGCAGATCAAAAGATACCAGCAATTCGAAGCAGCGGAAAAAGAAATCAAATTCTGTCAAAAACATGGAATCCATCCTTTGTTCTTGTTGAATCCGGATTATCCGCAACTGTTGCTTCATTGCTACGATTCACCTGTTTTGTTATACTATCGCGGCACAGCGCCGCTTAATCAACAACGGATCGTGAGCATTGTTGGAACAAGGAGCAATACTGCTTATGGTAAACAGGTAACAGAAAAACTCATTGAAGAATTAAAACCCTGGCAGCCTTTGGTCATAAGCGGGCTGGCCTTCGGCATTGATGCCATTGCACACAAGGCTGCACTCAAACAGCAACTAGAAACGGTAGGCGTTCTGGCACATGGCTTCAATACAATCTATCCATCACAGCATCATGCGTTGGCCAGAGAGCTAATCGAAAAAGGAGGTCTCTTAACAGAGTTTGGAAAAGATACAGCACCCGACAAACACAATTTCCCCCGACGGAACCGTATAGTAGCAGGCATCTCCCATGCGACCATTGTTATAGAAACAGCCATCAAAGGAGGCAGTATGATTACCGCAAATCTCGCCTGTAATTATCATCGCGATGTGTTTGCGCTTCCTGGCAAGATATCCGATGCGAAAAGCACCGGCTGCCTGCAGCTCATCCAGCAAAACAAAGCCATATTATTAACAGATGCCGCTCAACTCGCAGCCTCTATGGGATGGGAAGAAATTAAAAAGCCAACAATAAAAATGCAAAATGAATTGTTCCCTTCTCTCTCTAACGAAGAACAAAAAGTGTTGTCGGTTTTGCAGGACAAGAAAGCGCCTGTATCACTGGATGAAATATGCAAACAAACAGCGCTCACTTACAATACCGTCATCGCTATTTTGTTGACGCTTGAACTATATCGACTGATCATCTCCTTACCAGGCAAACTCTATCAACTGACATCTACCAACTAA
- a CDS encoding MFS transporter: MEKTLAAPDQPYFNLQFALLCTSNFLFAASFTMMIPELPGYLTKLGGAEYKGLIIALFTLMAGISRPFSGKLTDTVGRVPVMIFGSLVCVICSLLYPVLTSVSGFLLLRFFHGFSTGFKPTATSAYGADVVHESRRGEALGALSIGYTVGMSLGPLLGSYLVNAFSYNIMFYASAGLALGSVIILYNIRETLPEPQKFSLQVIRVQKHEVFERTALKPAIIMFLLAFSTGSTLTLAPDMSEWLGVQNKGLFFAWYTVSSLLIRLFASKSSDKYGRVPVLIVSSLVLAAAMAILALAHSPFMLLLSATIFGLSWGMNGPTIAAWTVDRCASENRGKAVASMYIALEAGIGVGAYLSALIYQNLSSHFVYAFMMPSVLALVSFGLLMVWRKKQALLVVR, encoded by the coding sequence ATGGAAAAAACCCTTGCAGCGCCCGATCAGCCCTATTTCAATTTGCAGTTTGCGTTGCTGTGTACCAGTAACTTTTTATTCGCGGCCAGCTTTACCATGATGATTCCTGAATTGCCGGGATACCTCACCAAACTGGGAGGAGCCGAATACAAAGGACTCATCATCGCGCTCTTTACATTGATGGCGGGTATATCCAGGCCTTTCAGCGGTAAATTAACCGATACGGTAGGGCGTGTACCGGTCATGATCTTTGGGTCACTGGTATGTGTAATATGCAGTTTGTTGTACCCCGTGCTGACTTCCGTTTCCGGGTTTTTATTGCTGCGTTTTTTTCATGGCTTTTCTACAGGATTCAAGCCTACCGCCACTTCGGCTTATGGGGCAGATGTAGTGCATGAGTCGAGAAGGGGTGAAGCGCTGGGTGCGTTATCCATTGGTTATACGGTGGGTATGTCGCTCGGACCATTGCTGGGAAGTTACCTGGTGAATGCATTTTCTTATAACATTATGTTCTATGCATCGGCCGGACTGGCACTGGGTTCTGTGATCATCCTGTATAATATCCGTGAAACGCTTCCCGAACCGCAAAAATTTTCATTACAGGTAATACGTGTACAAAAACATGAAGTGTTCGAAAGAACGGCGTTGAAGCCGGCTATCATCATGTTCCTGCTGGCTTTTTCTACCGGCAGCACTTTAACGCTGGCGCCGGATATGAGTGAATGGCTGGGCGTGCAGAACAAAGGATTGTTCTTTGCATGGTATACGGTTTCTTCTTTACTTATCAGGTTGTTTGCCAGTAAGTCTTCCGATAAATATGGAAGAGTACCTGTGCTGATTGTTTCCTCCCTTGTGTTGGCTGCTGCGATGGCCATACTGGCATTGGCGCATTCGCCATTCATGTTGTTATTGAGCGCTACCATATTTGGTTTGAGCTGGGGTATGAACGGCCCTACCATTGCAGCCTGGACGGTAGACCGCTGCGCATCGGAGAACCGGGGGAAGGCGGTTGCCTCCATGTACATAGCGCTTGAAGCAGGTATTGGTGTAGGCGCTTATTTGTCGGCCTTGATTTACCAAAACCTGTCCTCTCATTTTGTGTATGCTTTCATGATGCCATCTGTATTGGCGTTGGTATCGTTTGGATTGTTGATGGTATGGAGAAAGAAACAAGCGTTGTTGGTTGTAAGATGA